CGAGCGGCGCGGACTGCTGCTACGGCTCTTGCACGGGCGGGACGTGCGACTGCCAGCCGGCGGGCGGCGGCTGCGTCACGAATTCCATCTGCTGCAGCGGCTCCTGCGACCTCTCCGGATCGCACACCTGCAATCCGTAGCGCCGCCCGCGCTCAGCCCTCGTCGGCCGCCCGTGGCCGCAGGCGGATCTCGACGCGGCGGTTGCGCGCTCGGGCCTCGTCGTCGGTGTTCGGCACGACCGGCCGGTGCGCGCCGACGCCGGCGGCGACGATGCGGCGCTCGAGCTCGGGATCGCCCGCGGCCAGCTCGCGCGCGACGGCCGCCGCGCGGGCGAGCGACAGCTCGAGGTTCGACGGGAATGCGGGCGTGTGGATCGGCCGATCGTCGGTGTGACCGGTCACGTCGACGAGGCAATCCGGCAGCGAGGTCGCGAGGTCGCGCACGGTCGTGAGGAGCGGCAGCGCCGCATCGGCGAGGTCCGCGCTCCCCGACGCGAACGCGATCGTGTCGGACATGGCGATCACGAGGTCCCGGTCGTGGATGCTCACGGTGACGGCGCCTTCGATGCCGCGCTGCTGGACGAACGTCGCGAGCTCGTCGTGATCGCGCACGAGGGATGTGCGATCCTCGCCGACGACGCTGGCCGCGGCG
This DNA window, taken from Candidatus Eisenbacteria bacterium, encodes the following:
- a CDS encoding OmpA family protein, with protein sequence MRRRRPTVPPPGAAPSDDDQTAQTAWLITFSDLVLQLFAFVVLSAVIARPGRAADPMPAPPSTTTLVVRTTTTTTTTSSTSTSSTTLAAASVVGEDRTSLVRDHDELATFVQQRGIEGAVTVSIHDRDLVIAMSDTIAFASGSADLADAALPLLTTVRDLATSLPDCLVDVTGHTDDRPIHTPAFPSNLELSLARAAAVARELAAGDPELERRIVAAGVGAHRPVVPNTDDEARARNRRVEIRLRPRAADEG